Proteins co-encoded in one Acipenser ruthenus chromosome 3, fAciRut3.2 maternal haplotype, whole genome shotgun sequence genomic window:
- the armc3 gene encoding armadillo repeat-containing protein 3 isoform X4, with amino-acid sequence MGKKVKKEAEPPPKDVFDPVPIGSKNPATVVLMLHSPEQEVLVKACEAMYKFAEKGDENKATLVELGAVEPLSKLISNEDKAVRINAVMALGVMASHNDVKKLLKKLDVIPSILARLAPAEDTLIHEFASLCLAYLSVEYTSKVQIFELDGLDTLIRLLSSPDPDVKKNSLECIYQLVQDFPSRAAIRELNGIPPLLELLKSEYPVIQQLALKTLATITHDAETRVALRENQGFEQLIEILGNNELNDLHVETLVVVSNCMEDMDTVQLIQQTGGLDKLLQLAETSTLPEVQMNAAKAITNTAQSNENRKILHEQEVEKTLVTLLRVAHDGLRTAACHAIAIMCENLASKDEFRKLAGIQPIVQLLNSENAEVKKAAALALSNLTNANHLNANAVIEAEGTEALVQLLTDQMVGAVAYAADVLTNMCTQEALRSSILAQGAMQALTEALCSTDSLVLSKVVLAVAALACDSDARTELRNVGGLVPLVKLLNSKNDEVRRNACWAVLVCASDEPTAIEMCRLGALNILQEIHLSTSRKNNFSEAALQRLFDSNLSIKYSFTGCLSSSNKITDGFYDYGKVKPDHKMITLEELYKQKVNQHRPVVFLNAKPPEPALTELPPVENKSPDSPGGRSPTPSKNSNKDKTPSKGKSKGKKEEEKTKEEEEIKIPQEVIVEKKQWLLPYDPIFHSLITNVTKSVLPLPNTKEQVVALAVL; translated from the exons ATGGGTAAGAAGGTGAAAAAAGAAGCAGAGCCTCCTCCAAAGGATGTG TTTGATCCTGTACCTATTGGAAGCAAAAACCCAGCCACAGTGGTGCTTATGCTACATTCTCCAGAACAAGAAGTTTTAGTCAAAGCATGTGAAGCCATGTACAAATTTGCTGAAAAGG GAGACGAAAACAAAGCAACCCTTGTTGAACTTGGAGCTGTGGAGCCGTTGTCCAAGCTGATATCGAATGAAGACAAAGCGGTGCGCATAAATGCAGTCATGGCATTGGGAGTCATGGCTTCCCACA ATGATGTTAAGAAGCTGTTGAAAAAGCTGGATGTTATACCATCCATTTTAGCAAGACTTGCACCAGCCG AAGACACACTTATCCATGAATTTGCAAGTCTGTGTCTGGCCTACCTGTCTGTTGAATACACAAGCAAAGTTCAAATATTTGAACTCGATGGGTTAGATACTCTTATCCGCCTTCTTTCAAGCCCTGATCCTGATGTCAAGAAGAACTCCCTTGAGTGCATTTACCAACTTGTTCAG GATTTCCCAAGCCGTGCTGCCATTCGGGAGCTGAATGGAATTCCACCCTTGCTTGAACTGCTCAAGTCTGAATATCCTGTTATCCAGCAGCTAGCGCTGAAAACTTTAGCAACAATTACCCACGATGCAGAAACCAGAGTGGCACTCAGAGAGAATCAGGGATTTGAACAGCTCATTGAAATCCTGGGAAATAAT GAATTGAATGACCTGCATGTAGAAACACTTGTGGTGGTATCAAATTGCATGGAAGACATGGACACAGTGCAGCTGATTCAGCAGACTGGGGGTTTAGACAAACTTCTCCAATTAGCCGAAACATCCACCCTTCCAGAGGTCCAAATGAATGCAGCTAAAGCCATAACTAATACAGCACAGAGCA ATGAAAACAGGAAAATTCTGCATGAACAAGAAGTTGAGAAAACCCTGGTAACCCTTTTGAGAGTGGCCCACGACGGACTCAGAACAGCAGCCTGCCATGCTATAGCCATTATGTGTGAGAACCTGGCAAGCAAGGATGAATTCAGGAAGCTTG CAGGAATTCAGCCCATTGTTCAGTTGCTAAACAGTGAAAATGCAGAGGTGAAGAAGGCTGCAGCCTTGGCATTATCAAATCTGACAAATGCAAATCACCTTAACGCTAA TGCTGTTATTGAAGCTGAAGGCACTGAAGCTTTAGTACAACTGCTGACTGATCAAATGGTTGGAGCTGTGGCTTATGCTGCTGATGTGCTCACAAACATGTGCACCCAAGAAGCTTTGCGCTCCAGTATCCTGGCTCAGGGGGCCATGCAGGCTCTGACAGAAGCACTGTGCTCCACCGACAGTCTTGTATTAAGCAAAGTGGTGCTGGCAGTGGCAGCATTAGCTTGTGATTCAGATGCAAGAACAGAG CTAAGAAATGTGGGGGGGTTGGTGCCCCTTGTGAAACTGTTGAATTCCAAGAATGATGAAGTCAGGCGTAATGCATGCTGGGCAGTCCTTGTCTGTGCCAGTGATGAGCCCACAGCCATAGAAATGTGCAGATTAgg gGCTCTGAACATTCTTCAAGAAATACATTTATCAACAAGTCGCAAAAATAACTTCAGTGAGGCTGCTCTACAGAGACTGTTTGACAGCAACCTATCcattaaatacagttttactgGTTGCTTGTCATCCAGCAACAAAATCACCGATGGGTTTTACGACTATGGAAAG GTAAAACCAGACCATAAAATGATTACATTAGAAGAACTgtataaacaaaaagtaaaccagCATCGTCCAGTTGTATTCCTTAATGCCAAACCACCTGAACC aGCCTTAACGGAACTGCCTCCTGTGGAGAACAAATCGCCAGACAGTCCCGGTGGCCGCTCTCCAACTCCTAGCAAAAATAGCAATAAAGACAAAACTCCAAG CAAAGGAAAAAGTAAAGgcaaaaaagaagaagaaaaaactaaaGAGGAAGAGGAAATAAAAATACCACAAGAAGTGATAGTTGAAAAGAAGCAATGGCTTCTTCCATATGATCCCATATTTCACAGCCTTATCACTAATGTTACCAAGTCAGTGTTGCCTTTACCCAATACAAAGGAACAGGTGGTGGCCCTGGCAGT GCTCTAG